In one window of Cytophagaceae bacterium ABcell3 DNA:
- a CDS encoding PAS domain-containing protein, producing the protein MVDLDDKQWLEHIYRNTPVAIGVYLGENHVIRLANSAMCAVWDRSEAEILGKPLFDALSEVRGQGFEGILADVYNTGKAFSGNELPAVLKRNGKLETAYFNILYTPFYDKDGQVCGITQSATEVTELVLSKQQLERDQDLLQSALESGKVGTWYMDFVNDTVIRSLEHDMAFGYDSPLASWNVDMFVEHVLPEDRELAMKYYEESLKTGNADYELRVRWPDQSVHWIKVKGKAHYNLVGDAISMSGIILDITDQKTALEKEKLLSAELAAREEAKKQAQVLHDLYMEIPAGIAVMRGPNFVIELVNPEYQKLFPGKSLVGKSLLEAVPELTGQEVSDILKNVYETGKTYSCKEVAIDFYKEDGELETRYFNAIYKALYNSEGEVDGVLSFGYEITSEIKGRKLVERGEESLRIALEAGNMGTWHLDLINDTSERSLQHDQIFGYKELLPSWGYEIFMSHILPEDKAQVAEKFQIAAEVGSLEFEARILRADNEVRWITAKGKAFYQNEIPVRMAGIVMDITDRKVAEEKLKRLTEDLEARNVELQIANQERQKSFEELVHTNEKLTRINSDLDNFIYTASHDLKAPISNLEGLLSTVLSETEVSDELNPVYQMMFESIERFKETLKDLTDISHVHKGYDDPPQEVSVQHMLDEVLEDIKVMTVNSKAEIRTNFKVPNIKFSKKNLRSIIYNLVTNALKYSSPKRKPLVEIGTERNGDFVLLKVKDNGLGMDEKHKRKIFSMFKRLHDHVEGSGVGLFIVKRMIDNVGGEIIVESEVDKGSEFKIYFPLV; encoded by the coding sequence ATGGTAGATTTGGATGACAAACAGTGGCTTGAGCATATTTATAGGAATACCCCTGTAGCCATTGGTGTATATTTAGGAGAAAACCATGTTATAAGGCTTGCTAATAGTGCTATGTGTGCCGTGTGGGATAGAAGTGAAGCAGAGATTTTAGGTAAACCTCTTTTTGATGCTTTGTCTGAGGTCAGGGGACAAGGCTTTGAAGGTATTTTGGCAGACGTATATAATACAGGGAAAGCATTTTCTGGAAACGAACTTCCAGCAGTTCTGAAAAGGAATGGTAAGTTAGAAACAGCTTATTTCAATATACTATATACTCCTTTTTATGATAAAGATGGACAAGTTTGTGGTATTACTCAATCTGCTACTGAAGTAACGGAACTTGTTTTGTCGAAGCAACAGCTAGAGCGGGATCAAGACCTTCTTCAATCTGCTTTGGAATCTGGCAAAGTGGGTACTTGGTATATGGACTTTGTAAACGATACTGTAATTCGTTCGCTTGAACATGATATGGCCTTTGGCTACGACAGTCCTTTGGCATCCTGGAACGTGGATATGTTTGTTGAACATGTTTTGCCTGAAGATCGCGAGCTCGCTATGAAATATTATGAAGAGAGTCTTAAAACTGGCAATGCAGACTATGAGTTACGGGTACGTTGGCCGGATCAGAGTGTTCATTGGATTAAAGTTAAAGGTAAGGCTCATTATAATTTGGTTGGAGATGCAATAAGCATGTCTGGGATAATTTTGGACATAACCGATCAAAAAACTGCGCTTGAAAAGGAGAAGCTTTTGTCTGCTGAACTTGCTGCACGTGAGGAAGCAAAGAAGCAAGCTCAAGTTTTGCATGATCTTTATATGGAAATACCGGCAGGTATCGCTGTTATGCGTGGGCCAAATTTTGTTATTGAGCTTGTTAACCCTGAGTATCAAAAACTTTTTCCAGGTAAATCATTGGTAGGGAAATCCTTGCTTGAAGCTGTTCCTGAACTTACGGGACAGGAAGTTTCTGATATTTTAAAAAATGTATATGAAACAGGTAAGACTTATTCATGTAAAGAAGTTGCTATTGATTTTTATAAAGAAGATGGTGAGTTAGAAACCAGGTATTTTAATGCTATATATAAAGCCTTGTATAATTCTGAAGGGGAAGTTGATGGGGTGTTGTCTTTTGGGTATGAGATTACAAGTGAAATAAAGGGTCGGAAATTGGTGGAGAGAGGGGAAGAGAGCTTACGGATTGCATTAGAAGCTGGAAATATGGGTACTTGGCATTTGGATTTGATAAACGATACTTCGGAGCGGTCTTTGCAGCATGATCAGATTTTTGGATATAAAGAGTTGTTGCCAAGTTGGGGGTATGAAATTTTCATGTCCCATATTTTGCCTGAAGATAAAGCACAAGTTGCAGAAAAGTTTCAAATAGCTGCTGAAGTTGGCAGTTTGGAATTTGAGGCACGTATACTCAGGGCTGATAATGAAGTGAGGTGGATTACGGCCAAAGGTAAGGCCTTCTACCAAAATGAAATACCAGTCCGAATGGCTGGTATTGTAATGGATATTACTGATAGAAAGGTGGCTGAAGAAAAGTTGAAAAGATTGACTGAAGATCTAGAAGCCAGAAATGTTGAACTGCAAATAGCTAACCAAGAACGTCAGAAAAGCTTTGAAGAACTTGTGCATACGAACGAAAAGCTTACTAGGATCAACTCTGATTTGGACAACTTTATTTATACTGCCTCCCATGACTTGAAGGCTCCTATTTCTAATTTAGAAGGTTTACTCTCAACTGTATTGTCAGAGACAGAGGTGTCAGACGAGTTGAACCCTGTTTATCAAATGATGTTTGAGTCTATAGAGCGTTTTAAGGAAACATTAAAAGACCTAACTGATATTTCGCATGTCCATAAAGGGTATGACGATCCCCCTCAAGAGGTGTCTGTTCAGCATATGCTAGACGAGGTGTTAGAAGATATTAAAGTGATGACTGTCAATAGTAAGGCAGAAATAAGAACCAACTTTAAGGTGCCAAACATAAAGTTCTCTAAAAAGAACCTTCGAAGTATTATTTATAATTTGGTGACAAATGCTCTGAAATATTCATCACCTAAGAGGAAGCCTTTGGTGGAAATTGGCACCGAAAGAAATGGCGACTTTGTGCTGTTAAAAGTTAAAGATAATGGTTTAGGGATGGATGAAAAGCACAAAAGAAAGATTTTTAGTATGTTTAAGCGCTTGCATGATCATGTAGAGGGCTCTGGTGTGGGCCTCTTTATTGTTAAGAGGATGATAGACAATGTTGGTGGGGAGATCATAGTTGAAAGCGAGGTAGACAAAGGCTCTGAGTTTAAAATATACTTTCCTCTTGTATAA
- a CDS encoding glycoside hydrolase family 5 protein — MCKNVRLLAVMILLVLFGSASPLCAQRTIVEKYGQLSVDGNYIIGEHGDTVQLRGMSLFWSQWMPQFYNRDAVKWLRDDWRSTVVRAAMGVEKGGYLDNPEEEKQKVIDVVDAAIDLGIYVIIDYHSHEAHTDHESAKKFFAEMAERYHKYPNVIYEIYNEPLQDASWSNDIKPYAEAVISTIRKYDSNNLIIVGTRQWSQMVSEAAADPIDGENIVYTVHYYAATHGKWLINETKKALDKGIAVFVSEYGITTASGDGRIDYKRAQEWYDFLDERKISWCNWSIADKEETSAALKPGASGKGGWKESELTESGTFVRNELIKKNTPIFKSIKKK, encoded by the coding sequence ATGTGTAAAAATGTAAGACTATTGGCTGTAATGATACTGCTTGTGTTGTTTGGCAGCGCTTCACCTCTGTGTGCCCAAAGAACTATAGTAGAGAAGTATGGGCAGCTCTCTGTAGATGGCAATTATATTATAGGTGAACATGGAGATACGGTTCAACTAAGGGGAATGTCTCTTTTTTGGAGTCAATGGATGCCTCAATTCTATAATAGAGATGCCGTTAAATGGTTAAGGGACGACTGGAGGTCTACCGTGGTACGCGCTGCTATGGGGGTAGAAAAAGGAGGTTACCTTGACAACCCTGAAGAAGAAAAACAAAAGGTTATAGATGTGGTAGATGCTGCCATTGATCTAGGAATTTATGTTATTATAGACTACCATTCCCATGAAGCGCATACAGACCATGAGTCTGCGAAGAAATTTTTTGCAGAAATGGCAGAAAGATACCATAAGTACCCCAATGTTATTTACGAAATATATAATGAGCCTTTGCAAGACGCCTCATGGTCCAACGATATTAAACCTTACGCAGAAGCTGTTATCAGCACGATCAGAAAGTACGATAGTAACAACCTAATAATAGTCGGAACTCGCCAATGGTCGCAAATGGTAAGCGAAGCTGCTGCCGATCCAATAGATGGTGAAAATATTGTATATACAGTCCACTATTACGCTGCCACACATGGAAAGTGGTTGATCAATGAAACAAAAAAAGCCCTGGATAAAGGTATTGCGGTTTTTGTGTCCGAGTACGGCATTACGACCGCTTCCGGCGATGGACGGATTGATTACAAACGTGCGCAGGAATGGTATGATTTTCTGGACGAAAGGAAAATTAGCTGGTGTAATTGGTCAATTGCAGACAAAGAGGAAACTTCGGCAGCCCTTAAGCCTGGGGCAAGTGGTAAAGGTGGATGGAAAGAAAGTGAACTTACAGAGTCAGGTACATTTGTCAGAAATGAGCTGATAAAGAAGAATACACCTATTTTTAAGTCAATAAAGAAAAAGTAA
- a CDS encoding sigma-70 family RNA polymerase sigma factor — MSMIPSEFNDLVYTASESLKSPALKYTRNEEDANDLIQDTVLKALRNKSKFQQGSNIKAWLYIIMKNTFISKYNKTRRSVYVDPVEDSYTFTSKGNTDSNKGAGNLVLDDINSALQKLDENLKRPFMMHFSGFKYEEIAEELSIPLGTVKNRIHVARKMLMADLQDYK; from the coding sequence ATGAGTATGATCCCATCAGAATTTAACGACCTAGTTTACACTGCTTCTGAATCTTTAAAGTCTCCGGCATTAAAGTATACCAGAAATGAAGAAGATGCTAATGACCTTATTCAGGACACAGTACTTAAAGCTTTGAGAAATAAAAGTAAGTTCCAACAAGGATCAAACATCAAAGCTTGGTTATACATTATTATGAAAAACACCTTTATAAGTAAATACAACAAAACTAGAAGAAGTGTTTATGTTGATCCTGTAGAAGACTCTTACACTTTTACCAGCAAAGGAAATACGGACAGTAATAAAGGGGCTGGTAATTTGGTGTTGGACGATATAAACAGTGCTCTGCAAAAGCTTGATGAAAACCTAAAGCGTCCTTTTATGATGCATTTTTCAGGTTTCAAATATGAGGAAATTGCAGAGGAGCTAAGTATTCCACTGGGTACGGTAAAGAATAGGATTCACGTAGCTAGAAAAATGCTAATGGCTGACTTGCAGGATTATAAATAA
- a CDS encoding exonuclease domain-containing protein codes for MIWSIVDIETTGGVASGNRIIEIAIFRFNKDGIIDEYHTLLNPNLRIPGFITSLTGITNEMVRDAPSFEDVADEIDAITKGSVFIAHNVNFDYTFLKKEFESIGKTFDRPKLCSVRLSRKIFPGLPSYSLGNLCNSLGIVVKNRHRAYGDAEATVHLFSLLLKNDSEGFIEKSLKRNSRESLLPGHLPREQFDALPEAPGVYYFLNQKGKVIYVGKALNIKKRVISHFSAKNKSQQSQHFIREIHGVRYTLCGNELIALLLESYEIKKHWPFYNRVQKRVKQNYGIYSYEDQEGYLRLTIGNVKKHQKPLLYFRYILEARDFLSRTTQDFELCPRLTGLQNTQGHCTDYGAGVCKGACGKSESPERYNAKVSIAIDSFIGSAKTYVIKGEGRSDDELSIVLVECGKYLGFGYLPIDDFNNDLLKLKAVVNGHWDNQDIQKILESYLRSGNASSVYYFATNDSVESNRQTAQSHTSTFNLTLF; via the coding sequence ATGATCTGGTCTATTGTAGATATTGAAACAACCGGAGGTGTTGCCTCGGGAAATAGGATTATAGAAATTGCGATTTTTCGATTTAATAAAGATGGAATAATTGACGAGTATCATACCCTTTTAAATCCGAACCTTCGTATCCCTGGTTTTATTACCTCTCTCACAGGTATTACGAATGAAATGGTAAGGGATGCTCCCTCTTTTGAAGATGTTGCAGATGAAATAGATGCAATTACCAAGGGTAGTGTTTTTATCGCCCATAATGTAAATTTTGATTATACTTTTTTAAAGAAGGAATTTGAATCTATAGGCAAGACTTTTGATCGGCCAAAACTATGCTCAGTAAGGCTTAGTAGGAAAATTTTTCCCGGTTTACCTTCTTATAGCCTAGGTAATTTATGCAACAGCTTAGGGATAGTTGTAAAAAATCGTCACAGAGCATACGGAGATGCAGAAGCAACTGTTCACCTTTTCTCCCTTCTTTTAAAAAACGATTCAGAAGGGTTTATTGAAAAGTCTCTGAAGAGAAACTCTCGTGAATCACTTTTGCCCGGACATTTACCACGTGAGCAATTTGATGCCCTTCCAGAAGCGCCTGGGGTTTATTACTTTCTCAATCAAAAAGGGAAAGTTATATATGTAGGAAAAGCTTTGAATATTAAAAAGCGGGTTATTAGTCATTTTTCTGCTAAAAATAAGAGTCAGCAAAGCCAGCATTTTATTAGAGAGATTCATGGTGTTAGATACACTTTATGCGGAAATGAACTGATCGCGCTTTTGTTAGAATCTTACGAAATAAAAAAGCACTGGCCATTCTATAACCGTGTTCAGAAGCGGGTCAAACAAAACTATGGTATTTATAGCTATGAAGACCAAGAAGGATACTTGCGGTTGACGATTGGCAATGTTAAGAAGCACCAAAAGCCTCTGCTTTACTTCCGGTATATCTTAGAAGCAAGAGATTTTTTGTCAAGAACAACCCAAGATTTTGAATTATGTCCTCGCCTTACAGGGTTGCAAAATACCCAAGGGCATTGTACTGATTATGGGGCAGGTGTTTGTAAAGGGGCATGCGGGAAATCTGAAAGCCCTGAACGGTATAATGCTAAAGTTTCGATAGCAATAGATAGCTTTATTGGAAGCGCTAAGACTTATGTCATAAAAGGAGAGGGTAGGAGTGACGATGAACTGTCTATAGTGCTTGTTGAATGCGGAAAGTATTTGGGTTTTGGATATTTGCCTATCGATGATTTTAATAATGACTTGCTAAAGTTAAAAGCTGTAGTAAATGGGCATTGGGATAACCAAGATATTCAGAAAATCTTAGAAAGCTATTTGAGAAGTGGAAACGCAAGCTCTGTTTATTATTTTGCTACAAACGATTCAGTGGAGTCAAACCGCCAGACTGCACAGTCTCATACTTCTACTTTTAACCTGACACTTTTTTAA
- a CDS encoding cold shock domain-containing protein, translating to MQTGTVKFFNESKGFGFIKPSESGDDIFVHASGLIDQIRENDKVQFEVERGKKGLNAVNVELID from the coding sequence ATGCAAACAGGAACAGTAAAGTTTTTTAATGAATCAAAAGGATTTGGATTTATTAAACCATCAGAGTCAGGAGACGACATTTTTGTACACGCTTCAGGCTTAATCGATCAAATTCGTGAGAACGACAAAGTTCAATTCGAAGTTGAAAGAGGTAAAAAAGGTCTTAACGCAGTAAACGTTGAGCTAATCGACTAA
- a CDS encoding type IX secretion system membrane protein PorP/SprF has product MKKLLVLFCLQLIVIAAYGQQRPQYSQYMVNPFLLNPAVAGTEDYADFRAGYRNQWVGFPGAPKTLYLSGHAPIGKKLVENNRSRIKKNGFHGVGGIITNDVTGPSRRMTITGTYAYHLKIAPKTYISMGLSGGIQQYVLDESQLTTVIDNDPLIHGISNTSLADVSTGFWLYSPDFYVGGSINQIFNPVIFSHHTNEMENHGRLNHHYFITSGVRIPIDHDWSLIPSVVLKGVSPAPLSFDINCKVRYQNVAWGGVSYRRTDAVAAMVGFILNDRFDVSYSYDFITSNIRRYTGGSHEIVIGYRMPIVPGLVCPSKYW; this is encoded by the coding sequence ATGAAAAAATTATTAGTACTCTTTTGTCTGCAATTAATAGTTATTGCAGCTTACGGTCAGCAAAGGCCCCAGTATTCACAGTACATGGTAAATCCGTTCTTGCTCAATCCTGCTGTAGCAGGAACGGAAGACTATGCTGACTTTCGTGCAGGATATAGAAACCAATGGGTTGGCTTTCCTGGTGCACCCAAAACACTATATCTAAGTGGGCATGCACCTATTGGGAAAAAACTCGTTGAGAACAACCGCTCAAGAATTAAGAAAAATGGCTTCCATGGTGTAGGAGGTATAATAACCAATGACGTTACTGGCCCTAGCAGAAGAATGACTATTACTGGTACGTATGCCTATCATTTAAAGATTGCTCCCAAGACTTATATTTCTATGGGACTTTCCGGTGGTATTCAGCAGTATGTTTTAGATGAGTCTCAACTTACTACGGTTATAGACAACGACCCTTTGATTCATGGGATATCCAATACATCATTGGCAGATGTAAGCACAGGTTTTTGGCTGTATTCTCCTGACTTCTATGTAGGAGGATCTATTAATCAAATATTCAACCCGGTAATATTTAGCCATCATACCAACGAAATGGAAAACCATGGCAGGCTCAACCACCACTACTTTATAACTTCCGGCGTAAGGATTCCTATAGATCATGACTGGTCATTGATCCCCTCTGTAGTATTAAAAGGGGTAAGTCCAGCTCCGTTATCTTTTGATATAAACTGTAAAGTAAGATATCAAAATGTGGCTTGGGGTGGTGTTTCTTATAGACGTACCGATGCAGTCGCTGCAATGGTGGGCTTTATTCTTAATGACCGGTTCGATGTTAGTTATTCTTATGATTTCATAACATCAAACATCAGGAGATATACAGGCGGAAGCCATGAAATTGTGATTGGCTATAGAATGCCTATCGTGCCTGGTTTGGTTTGCCCTTCCAAATACTGGTAG